The following are encoded together in the Methanosarcina flavescens genome:
- a CDS encoding PINc/VapC family ATPase encodes MADDKRIWRIVPDTSVIIDGRLSARIRDGDFRGAEIIIPEAVVSELEAQANKGREIGFKGLEELLELRKLAERDEILLQFSGVQPTLEEIKLSKEGRVDALIRSTAIDAGGLFVSADRVQSLIAKAKGLNVEYMHPKTLDPSELTPLKIEHFFTDDTMSVHLKNGVPPMAKKGPIGDIRYVVIRDEPVTSAELSSISRELIERARLDPESFIEMSSSGATVLQIRNMRIAIVHPPFSDDMEITAVRPTVVVDLEQYRLSDKLKERIVGQRGILIAGPPGAGKSTFAAGIARYLNDRGQVVKTMESPRDLQVPPEITQYSPLNGRMEDTADLLLLVRPDYTIYDEVRKTSDFLIFADMRLAGVGMIGVVHATRAVDAVQRLIGRVELGVIPQVVDTVIFIDKGEVAKVLVLEFTVKVPHGMTEQDLARPVIVIADFETRRVEYEIYTYGEQVVVMPVGPPTELRKPSWKLAEEEIRNVISRYASGPVEVEMTSDDSSIVKVRDDDVRKVIGKGGNVIDRIENMLGLHIDVRELEIEAPRAARGRKYGAESRAPREKRRASSFEEVPVVSSVHPFIERNKKHLILGAPELAGKDVEVYIADEYLFSATVSRHGDVKLRANSDLASDIIDAQDRGEPIEIRLI; translated from the coding sequence ATGGCTGATGACAAGCGGATATGGAGGATTGTTCCAGATACGAGTGTAATTATTGACGGAAGGCTTTCGGCTCGCATTAGAGACGGGGACTTCAGAGGTGCCGAGATTATAATTCCCGAAGCTGTGGTATCGGAACTTGAAGCCCAGGCAAATAAGGGCAGAGAAATAGGGTTTAAAGGGCTTGAAGAGCTTCTGGAACTCCGCAAGCTGGCAGAAAGAGACGAGATTCTCCTTCAGTTCAGCGGGGTTCAGCCCACGCTAGAGGAGATAAAGCTATCTAAAGAGGGCAGGGTAGATGCTCTTATCCGAAGTACAGCTATTGATGCAGGAGGGCTGTTTGTAAGTGCAGATAGGGTGCAGTCTCTTATAGCTAAAGCAAAGGGCCTTAATGTCGAGTACATGCATCCCAAAACCCTGGATCCGTCTGAGCTTACGCCTCTAAAAATAGAGCATTTTTTCACGGATGATACGATGTCCGTACACCTCAAAAATGGGGTTCCTCCTATGGCCAAGAAGGGACCAATAGGGGATATACGCTATGTAGTGATTCGTGATGAACCTGTTACTTCTGCAGAACTTTCCAGTATATCTAGAGAACTTATTGAAAGGGCGAGGCTGGATCCCGAATCTTTTATCGAGATGTCATCAAGTGGAGCAACTGTCTTGCAAATCCGAAACATGCGTATCGCAATTGTCCACCCGCCTTTTTCCGATGATATGGAAATTACAGCTGTCAGGCCAACTGTAGTTGTAGATCTTGAGCAATATCGGCTAAGCGATAAACTCAAAGAACGGATTGTAGGCCAGCGAGGAATTCTTATTGCTGGTCCGCCTGGAGCCGGAAAGTCTACTTTTGCCGCAGGAATTGCCCGATACCTGAACGACCGTGGGCAGGTGGTCAAAACGATGGAATCCCCAAGAGACCTTCAGGTACCTCCTGAAATCACTCAGTATTCACCTCTGAATGGCAGGATGGAAGACACTGCGGATCTTTTGCTTCTGGTCAGGCCGGATTATACTATATATGATGAGGTCCGGAAGACCAGCGATTTTCTGATTTTTGCAGATATGCGGCTTGCAGGCGTGGGGATGATTGGAGTTGTGCATGCAACCAGGGCAGTAGATGCCGTTCAGCGTCTGATTGGAAGGGTCGAACTTGGTGTAATCCCGCAAGTAGTGGACACCGTTATTTTTATCGATAAAGGAGAAGTTGCAAAGGTTCTGGTGCTTGAATTTACGGTTAAAGTGCCTCATGGGATGACTGAACAGGATCTTGCAAGACCGGTAATAGTTATTGCAGATTTTGAGACCAGAAGAGTTGAGTATGAGATATATACCTATGGCGAACAGGTTGTTGTTATGCCAGTAGGACCTCCTACTGAACTCAGGAAACCTTCTTGGAAGCTTGCAGAAGAAGAAATAAGGAACGTTATTAGCAGGTACGCATCCGGTCCTGTTGAAGTGGAAATGACTTCAGATGACAGTTCAATCGTAAAGGTTCGAGATGATGATGTGCGAAAAGTTATCGGCAAAGGTGGAAATGTCATTGACCGGATCGAAAATATGCTTGGCCTTCATATTGATGTCAGAGAGCTGGAAATCGAAGCTCCGAGAGCTGCAAGGGGCAGGAAATATGGAGCTGAAAGCCGGGCTCCCCGGGAGAAACGAAGAGCATCCAGCTTTGAAGAGGTGCCTGTTGTCTCTTCTGTTCATCCTTTCATCGAAAGAAATAAGAAACACCTGATTCTTGGAGCCCCGGAACTTGCAGGAAAGGATGTAGAAGTCTATATTGCAGACGAGTACCTTTTCAGTGCAACGGTGAGCCGGCATGGAGATGTAAAACTCAGGGCGAACTCGGACCTTGCTTCCGATATTATAGACGCTCAGGATAGGGGAGAACCGATTGAGATAAGGCTTATCTGA
- a CDS encoding chymotrypsin family serine protease: protein MNILQYTTNGISKLVCIIFLNVNYFESNVVERGDIMEITAEMIAAKKLVEWPILALPGVVGVGIGMLEENGILHDEVAIRVYVTDISQVPQIPFHILELMGGLRVCFIESHVEPLVLPDNNRYNPIVGGIKIINPKIGEYGTLGAVVQDSNTGELLGLSCFHVVGNLNSSFPFTVWQPDHPPGVFIPGTTAIPPDDNIGRVVRVDYPQTPPLPFSPILVGLVDAAVFTLVPALEYGRTLSSEIVDQDPPAILIDRITATAWCKKGEGVCKRGFRTRLTKGFVIDVNCAHQWMAGPSNRYVIDQALVMGYPDSNNGFFCDHGDSGSVVLRDSDRTTAVGLLWGGDRGGASGFRVGIISSIQNVESQLSVKMVWI from the coding sequence AAATTAGTATGCATTATTTTCCTGAATGTAAACTACTTTGAATCAAATGTGGTTGAAAGAGGAGATATCATGGAAATCACTGCCGAAATGATTGCAGCCAAGAAACTTGTCGAATGGCCAATTCTGGCCTTGCCTGGAGTCGTCGGAGTCGGTATAGGCATGCTCGAAGAGAATGGGATACTACATGACGAAGTGGCCATTCGAGTTTATGTTACTGATATATCTCAGGTACCTCAGATACCGTTTCATATACTCGAGTTAATGGGAGGCCTCAGAGTCTGCTTTATCGAGTCACATGTTGAACCTCTCGTTCTCCCGGACAATAATCGCTATAACCCGATAGTGGGCGGAATCAAGATAATTAACCCTAAAATTGGGGAATATGGAACTCTCGGCGCTGTGGTCCAAGACTCAAACACAGGCGAACTCCTTGGATTGAGCTGCTTTCACGTGGTGGGAAATCTAAATTCCAGTTTTCCCTTCACAGTCTGGCAGCCAGATCATCCCCCTGGAGTTTTCATACCCGGAACCACTGCTATTCCTCCAGATGACAATATTGGCCGTGTTGTGCGGGTAGACTACCCCCAAACTCCACCTCTTCCTTTTTCACCGATTTTAGTGGGTCTTGTCGATGCCGCGGTTTTCACACTGGTTCCCGCACTCGAATATGGACGTACCTTGTCTTCAGAAATTGTCGACCAAGACCCTCCAGCAATTTTGATCGATCGTATAACGGCCACCGCTTGGTGTAAAAAGGGGGAAGGGGTCTGTAAAAGGGGTTTTAGGACCCGTCTAACTAAAGGGTTTGTCATTGATGTCAATTGTGCGCACCAATGGATGGCCGGACCGTCAAATCGCTATGTTATAGATCAAGCACTAGTCATGGGGTATCCCGACAGTAACAACGGTTTTTTCTGTGACCACGGAGATTCTGGATCTGTAGTCTTAAGAGACTCAGATCGGACAACAGCTGTTGGACTGCTATGGGGAGGAGACCGAGGAGGAGCATCCGGATTTAGAGTTGGGATTATATCATCCATCCAAAATGTAGAGTCACAACTTAGTGTCAAAATGGTATGGATCTGA
- a CDS encoding nascent polypeptide-associated complex protein: MFPGMGGIGGRGMNPAKMKQMMKQMGIDVKELKDVQEVVIKTADSNIIIENANVSIMTVQGSETYQIVGDAKEVPKELEIPAEDIKLVMEQTGVSEDEARKALQDSNGDLAEAIVALSSA, encoded by the coding sequence ATGTTCCCAGGAATGGGAGGGATAGGGGGCCGGGGTATGAACCCGGCTAAGATGAAGCAGATGATGAAACAGATGGGAATTGATGTTAAAGAGCTCAAGGATGTTCAGGAAGTAGTCATAAAGACTGCGGACTCTAATATTATTATAGAGAATGCAAACGTCAGCATAATGACAGTCCAGGGCTCGGAAACATACCAGATTGTAGGTGACGCAAAAGAAGTTCCAAAAGAACTGGAGATTCCCGCTGAAGATATAAAACTCGTAATGGAGCAAACCGGCGTTTCTGAAGATGAAGCCCGGAAAGCTTTGCAAGATTCAAACGGAGATCTGGCAGAAGCCATTGTGGCACTTTCTTCTGCCTGA
- a CDS encoding Ig-like domain-containing protein, with amino-acid sequence MKKFKFFKHDEKAMELPINIVVMLVVGMVALATLISIMPTPTKEMSVFVENAGLRGSTLAKGNSIIVDSSTAENSLAITVVVKATDNDGNPVRNANVILRGLGGAASNTTDANGITFLTTPDNARIRLDPNQNEGTMDLKVVADGFYDYEKKDAILIIKTR; translated from the coding sequence ATGAAAAAATTCAAATTTTTTAAACATGATGAAAAAGCTATGGAGCTTCCGATTAATATTGTCGTTATGCTTGTTGTCGGGATGGTTGCCCTTGCAACGCTGATTTCGATCATGCCGACCCCGACAAAGGAGATGTCGGTGTTTGTGGAAAATGCAGGGCTTAGAGGAAGTACTCTTGCTAAAGGGAACTCAATAATAGTGGATTCCAGTACCGCAGAAAACTCTCTTGCCATAACCGTAGTGGTAAAAGCAACTGACAACGACGGAAATCCGGTACGGAATGCAAACGTTATTCTGAGAGGGCTTGGCGGGGCAGCCTCGAATACTACGGACGCCAATGGAATCACTTTCCTAACAACTCCGGATAACGCGAGAATCAGGCTTGATCCAAACCAGAACGAAGGGACAATGGACCTGAAGGTCGTAGCTGACGGTTTCTACGACTACGAGAAAAAGGATGCCATTCTGATCATTAAGACGAGATGA
- a CDS encoding amylo-alpha-1,6-glucosidase, producing the protein MSGIRFGTDSFSTYEEGIKKEWIVGNGLGGYASSTIIGAGTRTYHGLLVAAPENSPGRFVLLSSLDEEIAINDEVYRLATHKYPGTVFPSGLNYLSKFILAPFPLWVYHPGAFTVKKKVFMIHNSNTTCVLYDIRARRDGALLRIFPLVNSRNFHHTARSGDISFSQEASPAGVKLESSNGFAFSLSSNLQYHSDPKWYYNFEYDTEKQRGLNFQEDNFNPGYFESKLKPGTSHFFIAASTEDISSLTLEQVEELYTREVYRQNLLAFNSRLTEPFALKLLRATDSFIVKNPSSGENTVIAGYHWFSDWGRDTMISIPGLLLIPRRFEEAKSILKNYSKYCRRGLIPNAFLSLGGEPIYNTVDASLWFIHVLGRYFAYTKDFLFLSDVWETVDCIINNYRKGTDFGIGMDSDYLIRQGPQLTWMDAKVGEQAITPREGKACEINALWYNALKTASSLGTFLEKNISFYETLAAGVASNFENVFWNPEKNCLFDLVSQDEAGNEVKDPAIRPNQIFAVALPYTMLSPEKEKAIVDRVEKDLLIPFGLRTLSTDHPLYKGRYQGDPATRDAAYHNGTAWPWLLGAYVKAYRKVHNYSKESLEDMRALLQGFDAHLETAGIGTISEVFDGDYPHSPGGCISQAWSVAEILRAYVEDVLGIKP; encoded by the coding sequence ATGAGTGGAATCAGGTTTGGAACGGATTCCTTTTCCACATATGAAGAAGGAATAAAGAAAGAGTGGATTGTAGGAAACGGACTCGGGGGATACGCCTCATCTACAATTATAGGGGCGGGAACAAGGACTTATCACGGACTGCTTGTGGCAGCTCCGGAAAACTCTCCAGGAAGGTTCGTACTGCTTTCCTCTCTTGATGAGGAAATTGCGATTAATGACGAAGTTTATAGGTTGGCAACCCATAAGTATCCGGGTACTGTTTTTCCTTCAGGGCTCAATTATCTTTCCAAATTTATTCTTGCTCCATTTCCTCTCTGGGTTTATCACCCAGGCGCTTTTACCGTGAAGAAAAAAGTTTTCATGATTCACAACAGCAATACGACCTGTGTTCTGTATGATATCAGGGCCAGAAGAGATGGAGCTCTGCTGAGAATCTTTCCGCTGGTAAATTCTAGAAATTTCCACCACACTGCTCGCTCAGGAGATATCTCTTTCTCTCAGGAAGCCAGTCCTGCAGGAGTAAAACTGGAAAGTTCTAACGGTTTTGCTTTCTCGCTTTCTTCCAATCTCCAGTACCATTCTGATCCCAAATGGTACTATAACTTTGAGTATGATACTGAAAAACAAAGGGGACTTAACTTCCAGGAAGACAACTTTAATCCGGGTTATTTCGAAAGTAAACTCAAACCAGGAACATCTCATTTTTTTATTGCCGCTTCAACAGAAGATATTTCTTCTCTGACGCTAGAGCAGGTTGAGGAGCTCTATACAAGGGAAGTATACAGGCAAAATCTTCTTGCCTTTAATTCAAGACTTACCGAGCCTTTTGCTCTCAAGCTTCTCAGGGCAACCGACTCCTTTATAGTGAAAAATCCCTCATCAGGTGAAAATACGGTGATTGCGGGATATCACTGGTTTTCTGACTGGGGGCGGGATACCATGATCTCCATACCTGGCCTGCTTTTAATTCCTCGCCGCTTCGAAGAGGCAAAATCCATTCTCAAAAATTATTCCAAATACTGTAGGAGAGGTCTGATCCCAAATGCTTTTCTGTCTCTTGGGGGAGAACCGATTTACAATACTGTGGATGCTTCTCTCTGGTTTATTCACGTCCTGGGCAGGTATTTCGCATATACAAAAGACTTCCTTTTCCTCTCGGATGTCTGGGAAACCGTGGATTGTATAATAAATAATTATCGTAAGGGTACGGACTTTGGAATCGGCATGGACTCTGATTATCTAATCCGGCAGGGCCCTCAGTTAACCTGGATGGATGCTAAAGTCGGGGAACAGGCAATAACTCCAAGAGAAGGCAAAGCCTGTGAAATCAACGCTCTCTGGTACAATGCCCTGAAGACTGCCTCCAGTCTGGGCACCTTTCTAGAAAAAAATATTTCTTTTTATGAAACTCTTGCAGCTGGGGTAGCCTCAAACTTTGAGAACGTTTTCTGGAATCCGGAAAAAAACTGCCTTTTTGACCTTGTATCTCAGGACGAAGCAGGAAATGAGGTTAAAGATCCTGCAATTCGTCCCAATCAAATCTTTGCAGTGGCTTTACCCTATACCATGCTTTCGCCTGAAAAAGAGAAAGCGATAGTGGATAGAGTTGAGAAAGATCTCCTGATTCCCTTCGGGCTTAGGACCCTCTCGACAGATCACCCTCTGTATAAAGGACGTTATCAGGGGGATCCAGCAACTAGAGATGCAGCCTACCACAATGGCACTGCCTGGCCCTGGCTCCTTGGCGCTTATGTGAAAGCTTACCGGAAGGTCCACAACTATTCAAAAGAAAGCCTCGAAGATATGCGGGCTCTTCTGCAGGGCTTTGATGCGCACCTTGAAACCGCAGGCATTGGCACCATCTCTGAGGTGTTTGATGGAGATTATCCTCACTCTCCGGGTGGCTGTATCTCTCAAGCTTGGAGTGTTGCAGAAATCCTGAGAGCATATGTAGAGGATGTGCTGGGAATCAAACCCTGA
- a CDS encoding HesB/IscA family protein — protein sequence MIEVTDKAAAELKALLEQEGKPELALRIFVAGVACSGIQYGLAFDDEQKEDDITMESNGIKLVMAKEIERGFSEGSIDFIEDENGKGFLIRNPSAGGGCGTCGGCH from the coding sequence ATGATAGAAGTAACAGACAAAGCTGCTGCAGAATTGAAAGCACTGCTTGAACAAGAAGGAAAACCTGAACTTGCTCTCAGAATTTTTGTTGCCGGGGTTGCCTGCAGCGGAATTCAGTATGGATTAGCTTTTGACGATGAACAGAAGGAAGACGACATCACTATGGAAAGTAACGGGATAAAACTTGTTATGGCAAAAGAAATAGAAAGAGGCTTCTCTGAGGGCAGCATCGACTTTATTGAGGACGAAAACGGAAAAGGTTTTCTTATCCGCAACCCCTCAGCTGGCGGTGGATGCGGCACCTGCGGCGGATGCCATTAA
- the hisI gene encoding phosphoribosyl-AMP cyclohydrolase has protein sequence MIDFDSLKTENGLILAIVQDQLSKEVLMCAYMNREALEKTVETGIAHFWSRSRQQLWKKGETSGHVQKVKEIRIDCDMDSLLMLVEQTGGACHMGYRSCFYRKLDGKVIGEKVFEPEDVY, from the coding sequence ATGATTGATTTTGATTCCTTAAAAACCGAGAACGGTCTGATCCTTGCTATTGTTCAGGATCAGCTTAGCAAGGAGGTACTGATGTGCGCCTATATGAATCGGGAGGCCCTCGAGAAAACTGTAGAGACCGGAATAGCACATTTCTGGAGCCGGAGCAGGCAACAGTTATGGAAAAAAGGAGAGACTTCAGGACATGTGCAGAAAGTAAAAGAGATCAGAATTGATTGCGACATGGATTCTCTCCTTATGCTGGTTGAACAAACAGGTGGAGCCTGCCATATGGGGTACAGATCCTGTTTTTATCGAAAATTAGACGGAAAGGTTATAGGGGAGAAAGTCTTCGAACCGGAAGACGTTTATTAA